From the genome of Streptomyces sp. S4.7:
GGTCCACCACTGGCCGCCCTGGATGTGCTCCTGGGGCGGGGACACCTGGACGTAGCCGAATCCGTCGGGGCCGAGGCTGTCGGTGCAAGCCTTGGCCACCGAGTCGAACCGCCACTCGAACAGGACGGCGGTGACGTCCTTCTCGCCGGGGGGCGCCGCCTGGGCGGGACTTCCCGGCGCGACGAGGGCGGCCGCGCCTGCCACTAGGGCGAGCGCGAGGGCGGGAGCTCTGCGGGCCATATTTCCTCCTGCGTGGGGGGAGGTGCGGGTGACGGGAGAGACCTCGCACGGCAACGCGCCCTGCCCGCAAGGCTCCTGAATGTTCTTGCTGCAAGAAAGCAAAAGCTTGCCGCGGAGCAGACCGTACGAGCCCTGTCGCCCCCGGTCAACCCTCTGGACAACACCGGGTAACACGCGGGAAATATCGGAGTGATGACGTGCAAGCGCTTCCGCAAGAGATTGCGGCGAGGTACGTTCGTTCCGACTCCGGTCCGGCCGGACGGGAGGTCCCGGCGACGCCGGGGCCCCACGCGCCCGGTCGGCCGGGCCGGTCACTCCCAGGGTCAACCGGCTCCGGACGGCGGCCGGTTCGTCCTCAATCGCCCAACGGGCTCCCCATGGCCGTTCGCGCGCCCGCCGTCGATCCCCGGACCACCAGCTCCGGCTGGAACACATACTCCGTACGCTGCACGGGACTTCCCCCGATCTCCTCCAGCAGCGCGCCCACCGCCGCCCCCGCCATCGCCTGCACCGGCTGCCGGACCGTCGTGAGCGGCGGGTCGGTGAAGGCGATCAGCTGCGAGTCGTCGAAGCCGACCACCGAGACGTCCTGCGGGACCCGCAGCCCGCGCTCGCGGGCGGCCCGCACCACGCCCAGCGCCATCATGTCGCTGCCGCAGACGATGCCCGTGCAGCCGCGGTCCAGGAGCGCGCCGGCCGCGACCTGGCCGCCCTCCACGCTGAACAGCGTGCAGCACACCTGCTCCTGGGCCTCCTCGCGCGGGAGTCCGAGGCAGACGCCCAGCGCGTCGATGAAGCCCTCGCGCTTGCGCGCGGAGGGCACGTACCGCAGCGGTCCCGTCGCCAGGCCGATCCGCCGGTGCCCCAGATCGGCGAGGTGCCCGACGGCCATCCGCATGGCCGCCCGGTCGTCCAGGGAGACGAACGGCGCGCTGACACGGTCGTTGCAGCCGTTGATCATGACGAACGGCACCCCCCGGTCGATGAGCGCGGCGTAGCGCGAGGGGTCGGCCGAGGTGTCCGCGTGCAGTCCGGACAGGAAGACGATGCCGCCGACGCCGCGCTCCACCAGCTGCTCGACCAGTTCGTCCTCCGTTGCCCCGCCCGGCAGTTGGGTGCACAGGACCGGTGTGTAGCCGTGCCCGGCCAGGACCTGTTCGACGGCCTGGGCGAACGCCGGGAAGATCGGGTTGATCAGCTCCGGGGTCACCAGACCGATGAGCCCGGCGCTGCGCCGGCGCAGCCGTACGGGACGCTCGTACCCCAGGATGTCGAGGGCCGCGAGGACGCGTTGGCGTGTGCTGTCCGCGACGCCGGGCTTGCCGTTGAGCACCCGGCTGACCGTCGCCTCGCTGACCGATGCCTGTCCCGCGATGTCCGAGAGCCGTGGCGTACCGGCTCCGGACATCTTGGGGAGGGGCAGCGTCACACCGTCCACCACACCGTGGTGTCGGCGGGCAGCTCGGCCTCGTGGACGCCGTTCGTCCCCGAGGGGTCGGTGTCGGTGACGGTGCCCGGGCCGCTGGCGAGCAGCAGACTGCCGCGCACCGGGATCCGGACCGGCGAGCCGGTCGTGTTGACCGTGCAGAGGAAGCCGGGGCGCGCGAAGACCAGCACCCCCTCCGGGGCGTCCTGCCAGTCGACGGACGATCCGGCGCCGAGCCCCGGGTGTGCGCGCCGGGCGGCGATGGCCGCGCGGTACAGCTCCAGACTGGAGCCCTCCACCCCGGTCTGCGCCTCGACGCTCAGCGCGCCCCAGCCGCCGGGCTGGGGCAGCCAGCTGCCGCCGGAGCCGAAGCCGTACGACGAGCCCTCGCGGGTCCACGGGATCGGCACCCGGCAGCCGTCACGGAAGCCGTCCTGGCCCGCCGCGCGGAAGTACGAGGGGTCCTGCCTGGCCTCGTCGGGGAGGTCGGTGACGTCGGGCAGGCCCAGTTCCTCGCCCTGGTAGACGTAGGCGGAGCCGGGCAGGGCGAGCATCAGCAGCGTCGCCGCGCGGGCGCGGCGCAGTCCCAGTTCGCGGTCTCCGGCGTCCCGGAGCTGGGTGCCGAGGGCGACGGGGTGGGCGAAGCGGGTGGTGTGCCGGGTGACGTCGTGGTTGGAGAGCACCCAGGTGGTGGGCGCGCCGACGGGACGCATCGCGGCGAGCGAGGTGTCGATGACGTCGCGGAGGGCCGCGGCGTCCCAGAAGGTGCTCAGATACTGGAAGTTGAACGCCTGGTGCATCTCGTCGGGGCGCACGTAGTTCGCGGTGCGCTCGACGGTGGGTGTCCATGCCTCGGCGACGGCGATCCGCTCGCCGGGGTACTCGTCGAGGATGGTGCGCCAGCTGCGGTAGATCTCGTGCACACCGTCCTGGTCGAAGAACGGCAGACCGTATTCACTGCTGCCCAGCAGCTTGAGCTGGCTGTCGCTGCCGATGTCGGGGAGCCCGGCGGCCTTGACGAGTCCGTGGGCGACATCCACGCGGAAGCCGTCGACGCCCATGTCGAGCCAGAAGCGCAGGATGGAGCGGAACTCGTCGGCGACGGCCGGGTGGTCCCAGTTGAAGTCGGGCTGCTCGGGCGCGAAGAGGTGCAGATACCACTCGCCGGGGGTGCCGTCCGGGTCGGTGGTCCTGGTCCAGGCGGGTCCGCCGAAGATGGACTCCCAGTCGTTGGGCGGGAGTTCGCCGTCCGGGCCCTTGCCGGGACGGAAGTGGTAGCGGTCGCGCAGGGCCGATCCGGGACCGTCCTGGACGGCGCGGCGGAACCAGTCGTGCTGGTCGGAGGAGTGGTTGGGCACCACGTCGACGATGATCCGCAGGTTCAGCTCGTGCGCGTCGCGGATCAGCGCGTCCGCGTCGAGGAGGGAGCCGAACATGGGGTCGATGGCGCGGTAGTCGGCGACGTCGTAGCCCGCGTCGGCCTGCGGCGAGGCGTAGAACGGGCTGAGCCAGACGGCGTCGACACCCAGTGCGCGCAGGTACGGCAGCCGGCTCCGTACGCCTTCGAGATCGCCCATGCCGTCGCCGTTGGAGTCGGCGAAGCTGCGCGGATAGACCTGGTAGATCACCGCGTCCTGCCACCAGCCGGAGTGGTGGCCCGGGGCGTCGTCGGACGTGCCGGTGGAAGGGGCAGCGAGGTGCTGGGTCATGTCGTCCCTGGGGGGTCTGGGTGGGAGGGGGCGGGGGAGGGCGTCGTCAGCCCTTGACGGCGCCCGCGGAGACGCCGGTCACCAGATGGCGCTGCGCGAAGAGGAAGACGATCGCCGCGGGTATCGCGATGAGCACGGACGCCGCTGTCATCGGACCCCACTGGGCGCCGTACTGGTTGACGAACTTCTGCAAACCGCCCGCGAGGGTGAGGTTCTCGTCGCCGACCATGAAGGCGGAGGCGTACGCCACTTCGCCCCAGGCGGTGACGAAGGAGTAGAACGCGGTCACCGCGAGACCGGGCTTGGCGAGCGGCAGGATCAGCCGCCAGAAGGTGCCGAACGGAGTGAGCCCGTCGACCATCCCCGACTCGTCGATCTCGCGCGGGATGGTGTCGAAGAAGCCCTTCATCATCCAGGCGCAGAACGGCACGGCGATCGTCAGGTACGTGATCACCAGACCGGCGGCCTGATTGAGCAGGCCGAGGCTCGACATGATGTTGTACAGCGGCACGATGAGGACCGCCATCGGGAACATCTGCGTGATCAGCAGGGTCCACATCAGCCCGCGCTTGCCGGGGAACCGGAAGCGGCTGACGGCGTAGCCGGTGGTGGCCGCGGTGAACACGCCCAGCACGGTGGTGAGTCCGGCGATGAGCAGCGAGTTGCCGAACCAGGTGAGGAACGGTGTGTCGGCCAGCAGCTTGGTGTAGTTCTCGAACGTCGTCTCTTTGAAGAAGTCCGTCGTCGTCGCGTACGCGGCGGGCTTCAGCGACGTCAGCAGCACCCACAGCACGGGGAAGACCGCGATGACGGAGGCCACGATCAGGGTGGCGTGCAGGCCGACGGACGCGGCCCTGGAGCGGTCGCCGCGGCGCCGCACCTTGGCCGCCGGCCGCGCGGGCGTGGCGTGCGGAGTGTTCGTCCGGGGCTGGGTCACGGCGGTCACCAGGTATCTCCCTGCTTGCGGAGGACTCGTTGGTAGACCACGGCGAAGATCATCAGGAGTACGAGGATCAGCACGCCCCAGGTGGACGACTGGGCGAAGTCGCGTGGGCTGATCTCGAAGGAGAACTTGTACGCCTGGGTCACCAGGATCTGGGTGGCCTCACCGGGTCCGCCTCTGGTCAGCAGGAAGATCACCGGGAACATGTTGAACGTCCAGATGGTGCTGAGCAGGATCACGGTCGTGCTGACCGACCTGAGGCCCGGCATGGTGATGTGCCTGAAGCGCTGCCAGGGGCCGGCGCCGTCCATCTCGGCGGCCTCGTACATCTCCCCCGGAATGGACTGCAGTCCGCCGAGCAGGGCCACGAGCATGAAGGGCACACCGAGCCAGATGTTCACGGCGATGACGGAGAACTTGGCCCAGGTGGGGTCGTTCAGCCACGGCACGGCGTCGATGCCGCCGCCGGCGAGCAGCTTGTTGAGGAAGCCGCGGTCCTCGTTGTAGAGGAAGCGCCAGGCGAAGACGGACACGAAGCCCGGTACGGCCCAGGGCAGGATGAGCATCATCCGGTAGGCGGAGCGGCCCGCGATCCGGCGATTCAGCATATTCGCGAGGCCGAGGCCGAGCGCGAAGGTGATGCCGACACAGGAGACCGTCCACACCAGCGTCCAGCCGAGCGTGGACAGGAACTGACCGCCCGTCAGGGCGTCGGCGTAGTTGTCGAGGCCGACGAACTCGTAGGTGGCGGGCAGGTGGTTGACGCCGATGTTCCGCTCGACGTTGCGTTCGTTGGCGTCGGTCAGCGACAGATAGACGCCGCGGACCAGCGGGTACCCGACGATCACGCCGATCACGGCCACCACGGGGGCGACCATGGCCCAGGCGTACCAGTGGGTCGAGACCGAGCGCCGCAGCCCGCCGGGGGGTTTGCCAGTGCCGCGGCTCCGGCCGCGGGCGACATCCGAGTCACCCGCGGCCTTCACCACCGACTGGCCGGTGTGGACAGCCATCAGCCGGCCTGCCTTCCTTCCTCTCGGTCCGTCCTACTTCCAGCCCTTGAGCAGCTTGCGGTAGGAGTCGCCGGTCGCCCCGACGCCCTTCTCCGGGGTCGTCTGACCGGTGAGGACCTTGGTGTACTCGGTCACCAGCGGCGCGAACAGGCTGCCGGTCTCCGGGATCCAGGGGCGCTCGATGGCCTTGTCGACGACCGGCTTGAAGAAGCCGACGATCTCGTTCTTGGCGACGTCCGGCTGGGAGTAGACCGACGTACGGGTCGGCAGCAGGTTCAGCTCGGTGGTGATCTTCGCCTGGGACTCGGCGGAGGACATGTACTCGACGAACGCGTAGGAGGCGTCGAGGTTCTTGGAGCCCGCGTAGACACCGAGGTTGTGGCCGCCCTGCGGGGCGCCCTGGCCGGCCGAGCCGGCGGGCACCGGTGCGACGCCCAGGTTCGCCTTGTCCTTGAACTGCGGTCCGGCGTAGGTGTCGGCGATCGCCCACGGGCCGTTGATCATCATGGCCACGTCGCCGCCCTTGAAGGCGGCCTGCATGTTCTCCCAGCCGTCGGTGGCGTCGGTCTTGGCGGCCCCGGAGTCGACCAGGTCCTTCACGACCTCCATGGCCTTGACACCGGCCGGGCTGTCGACGGTGACGGTCTTGCCCTCGGCGTCGACCAGGTCGCCGCCCTCGCCGTAGAGGAACGACAGGAACCAGTACGCGTCGTCGCCGCGCAGATACATGCCGGTCTTACCGGTCTTGTCCTTGATGGTCTTCGAGACGGTCTTCAACTCGTCGATGGTCCCCGGGACTTCGACCCCCGCGTCCTTGAACAGCTTCTTGTTGTAGAAGATGCCGAGGGAGTCGATGACCTGCGGGACCGCGTACGTCTTGCCGTCGTACTTGGTGGAGGCGGCGGCCTGCGGCACGAAGTCCTTCTCGTCCTTCAGCGCGGCGGTGCCGTCCAGCGGCGCGAGGTAGCCGAGGTCGGCGAACTCGGGCGTCCACGCGACCTCGGAGCGGATCACGTCGGGGGCGCCGGAGCCGGACTGCGCGGCGTTCTTGAACTTGTTCTGCGCCTCACCGAAGGGCACGTTGACGTACTTGACGTCGACGCCCTTGTGCTTGGCCTCGAAGTCCTCGGCGAGCTTCTTGAAGACCTTGTCCTCGCTGCCCACGGTGGAGGTGTCCCACCAGGTGACCGTTCCGGTGAGCTCGCCCGAGCTCGACTTGCCGCCGGTGGACTCCTCGTCGCCGCCGCAGGCGGTCGCCGCGATCGCCAGGGTCGCGACCAGGGCGGTGGCCGTTATGCCACGTCGCATCTGAACTCCTTCAACTGCCGTACCGCTCCGTCGCGGCGCCGGGTCGACGTGAAGGTAACAAGGATGAAAGAAGGCCGAAAGAGCTTGCGGAAGATTTCCGCAAGCGACCGCGATCGTTACATTCGCGTGTCCTCACAGTTGCCGCAAGGGTTCTTGACGAAGCGCGTGCGACCTGGCAAGTACGGTACGTGTCGGCCGATACCGGCTCGGTGAGCGCCGCCGACACTCCGGCAGCGGCACTTCGCAAGGCGTTGCAAGAATTTGCTACGGACCTCGCCGCAAGGCCCTGCAAGGCCTGCCCCGCCGACCGCCCCGTCGGCGCCGGTGGCTGATTCATGCACATGGTGGGCAATCCGGCACACGCCCGGTACAGTCCATTTACATGACCGCACGGCTAGCCGACATCGCAGCCCAGGCGGGGGTCAGCGAAGCGACGGTCAGCCGGGTCCTGAACGGCAAACCGGGTGTTGCCACGGCCACCCGCGAATCCGTACTCGCCGCACTGGACGTCCTCGGCTACGAGCGCCCCGTACGGCTGCGCAGGCGCAGCGCCGGCCTCGTCGGACTGATCACGCCCGAGCTGGAGAATCCCATCTTCCCGGCGCTCGCCCAGGTCATCGGCCAGGCACTGACGCGCCAGGGCTACACCCCCGTCCTCGCCACCCAGACCCCCGGCGGCTCCACCGAGGACGAGCTGACGGAGATGCTGGTCGACCGCGGTGTCTCCGGCATCATCTTCGTCTCCGGGCTGCACGCCGACACCTCGGCCGACATGCAGCGCTACGAGCAACTGCGCGCCCAGGGTGTGCCGTTCGTCCTGGTGGACGGTTTCTCACCGAAGGTCAGGGCGCCGTTCATCTCGCCGGACGACCGGGCGGCGATGCGGCTGGCCGTGACGCATCTCGTCTCGCTCGGCCACCGCCGGATCGGTCTCGCCGTCGGTCCCAAGCGGTTCGTGCCGGTCCTGCGCAAGATCGAG
Proteins encoded in this window:
- a CDS encoding LacI family DNA-binding transcriptional regulator yields the protein MVDGVTLPLPKMSGAGTPRLSDIAGQASVSEATVSRVLNGKPGVADSTRQRVLAALDILGYERPVRLRRRSAGLIGLVTPELINPIFPAFAQAVEQVLAGHGYTPVLCTQLPGGATEDELVEQLVERGVGGIVFLSGLHADTSADPSRYAALIDRGVPFVMINGCNDRVSAPFVSLDDRAAMRMAVGHLADLGHRRIGLATGPLRYVPSARKREGFIDALGVCLGLPREEAQEQVCCTLFSVEGGQVAAGALLDRGCTGIVCGSDMMALGVVRAARERGLRVPQDVSVVGFDDSQLIAFTDPPLTTVRQPVQAMAGAAVGALLEEIGGSPVQRTEYVFQPELVVRGSTAGARTAMGSPLGD
- a CDS encoding LacI family DNA-binding transcriptional regulator — translated: MTARLADIAAQAGVSEATVSRVLNGKPGVATATRESVLAALDVLGYERPVRLRRRSAGLVGLITPELENPIFPALAQVIGQALTRQGYTPVLATQTPGGSTEDELTEMLVDRGVSGIIFVSGLHADTSADMQRYEQLRAQGVPFVLVDGFSPKVRAPFISPDDRAAMRLAVTHLVSLGHRRIGLAVGPKRFVPVLRKIEGFRATVREQLRLTPEETEELIQHSLYTLEGGQAATAALIGRGCTAVVCASDMMALGAIRAARQLGKDVPRDVSVVGFDDSPLIAFTDPPLTTIRKPVPSMGQAAVRTLLEEIGGTPAPHSEFVFMPELVVRGSTASGPAPGPLGNSPGETGRKSVSGTRP
- a CDS encoding glycoside hydrolase family 13 protein, with the protein product MTQHLAAPSTGTSDDAPGHHSGWWQDAVIYQVYPRSFADSNGDGMGDLEGVRSRLPYLRALGVDAVWLSPFYASPQADAGYDVADYRAIDPMFGSLLDADALIRDAHELNLRIIVDVVPNHSSDQHDWFRRAVQDGPGSALRDRYHFRPGKGPDGELPPNDWESIFGGPAWTRTTDPDGTPGEWYLHLFAPEQPDFNWDHPAVADEFRSILRFWLDMGVDGFRVDVAHGLVKAAGLPDIGSDSQLKLLGSSEYGLPFFDQDGVHEIYRSWRTILDEYPGERIAVAEAWTPTVERTANYVRPDEMHQAFNFQYLSTFWDAAALRDVIDTSLAAMRPVGAPTTWVLSNHDVTRHTTRFAHPVALGTQLRDAGDRELGLRRARAATLLMLALPGSAYVYQGEELGLPDVTDLPDEARQDPSYFRAAGQDGFRDGCRVPIPWTREGSSYGFGSGGSWLPQPGGWGALSVEAQTGVEGSSLELYRAAIAARRAHPGLGAGSSVDWQDAPEGVLVFARPGFLCTVNTTGSPVRIPVRGSLLLASGPGTVTDTDPSGTNGVHEAELPADTTVWWTV
- a CDS encoding sugar ABC transporter permease yields the protein MAVHTGQSVVKAAGDSDVARGRSRGTGKPPGGLRRSVSTHWYAWAMVAPVVAVIGVIVGYPLVRGVYLSLTDANERNVERNIGVNHLPATYEFVGLDNYADALTGGQFLSTLGWTLVWTVSCVGITFALGLGLANMLNRRIAGRSAYRMMLILPWAVPGFVSVFAWRFLYNEDRGFLNKLLAGGGIDAVPWLNDPTWAKFSVIAVNIWLGVPFMLVALLGGLQSIPGEMYEAAEMDGAGPWQRFRHITMPGLRSVSTTVILLSTIWTFNMFPVIFLLTRGGPGEATQILVTQAYKFSFEISPRDFAQSSTWGVLILVLLMIFAVVYQRVLRKQGDTW
- a CDS encoding carbohydrate ABC transporter permease, encoding MTQPRTNTPHATPARPAAKVRRRGDRSRAASVGLHATLIVASVIAVFPVLWVLLTSLKPAAYATTTDFFKETTFENYTKLLADTPFLTWFGNSLLIAGLTTVLGVFTAATTGYAVSRFRFPGKRGLMWTLLITQMFPMAVLIVPLYNIMSSLGLLNQAAGLVITYLTIAVPFCAWMMKGFFDTIPREIDESGMVDGLTPFGTFWRLILPLAKPGLAVTAFYSFVTAWGEVAYASAFMVGDENLTLAGGLQKFVNQYGAQWGPMTAASVLIAIPAAIVFLFAQRHLVTGVSAGAVKG
- a CDS encoding extracellular solute-binding protein, with the translated sequence MRRGITATALVATLAIAATACGGDEESTGGKSSSGELTGTVTWWDTSTVGSEDKVFKKLAEDFEAKHKGVDVKYVNVPFGEAQNKFKNAAQSGSGAPDVIRSEVAWTPEFADLGYLAPLDGTAALKDEKDFVPQAAASTKYDGKTYAVPQVIDSLGIFYNKKLFKDAGVEVPGTIDELKTVSKTIKDKTGKTGMYLRGDDAYWFLSFLYGEGGDLVDAEGKTVTVDSPAGVKAMEVVKDLVDSGAAKTDATDGWENMQAAFKGGDVAMMINGPWAIADTYAGPQFKDKANLGVAPVPAGSAGQGAPQGGHNLGVYAGSKNLDASYAFVEYMSSAESQAKITTELNLLPTRTSVYSQPDVAKNEIVGFFKPVVDKAIERPWIPETGSLFAPLVTEYTKVLTGQTTPEKGVGATGDSYRKLLKGWK